In a single window of the Candidatus Nanopelagicales bacterium genome:
- a CDS encoding 3-deoxy-7-phosphoheptulonate synthase class II, which produces MTITWPDLPMAQSIPWPDQAAVDQVAGTLSGFPGLVQAADCHLLTQRLAAVERGEAFVLTAGDCAETFDANTATSLRARLRTVLQMAVVLTYGGSLPVVKIGRMAGQYFKPRSRPVEARGDVELPSYYGDAVNALPFDPGSRLPDPLRLLQVYRASSAALNLIRSFMQDGSADLRQVHAWNRDFVRFSPAGRRYDQLAADIDRALAFMSACGADPEEFRSVEFFVAHEALSLDYERALTRVDSATGQQFGSSGHLLWVGERTRQPEGAHIDFLSRIANPVGVKVGPDAHPDDVLALIRRLDPHRTPGRLTIITRMGADLISERLPNIVAKVTGAEHPVVWVCDPMHGNTREAPSGHKTRLFDDVVAEVKGFFAVHRALGTHPGGLHVELTGDDVTECVGGTQGVAESDLADRYETACDPRLNREQSLELAFTVAGMLSA; this is translated from the coding sequence GTGACCATCACATGGCCTGACTTGCCTATGGCCCAGAGCATCCCGTGGCCGGATCAGGCAGCTGTCGATCAGGTTGCCGGCACCCTGTCAGGGTTCCCCGGTCTGGTTCAGGCTGCGGACTGTCACCTTCTGACTCAGCGGCTGGCCGCGGTCGAGCGTGGTGAGGCATTCGTCCTGACGGCCGGTGACTGCGCTGAGACCTTCGATGCCAATACGGCGACCTCGCTGCGCGCCCGCCTGCGGACGGTGCTCCAGATGGCGGTCGTGCTGACGTACGGCGGATCCCTGCCTGTGGTCAAGATCGGGCGAATGGCCGGCCAGTACTTCAAACCGCGGAGCCGACCCGTCGAGGCTCGTGGGGACGTGGAACTGCCGTCCTACTACGGGGACGCGGTCAATGCCCTGCCCTTCGATCCGGGGTCACGCCTGCCGGACCCACTTCGATTGCTGCAGGTCTACCGAGCGAGCAGCGCGGCGTTGAACCTCATCAGGTCGTTCATGCAGGACGGAAGCGCCGACTTGCGTCAGGTCCACGCATGGAACCGGGACTTCGTCCGGTTCTCGCCTGCCGGGCGTCGGTACGACCAACTCGCAGCGGACATCGACCGTGCGCTCGCGTTCATGAGTGCGTGCGGTGCCGATCCCGAGGAGTTCCGCAGCGTCGAGTTCTTCGTGGCCCACGAGGCCCTGTCACTCGACTACGAGCGTGCCCTGACCAGGGTGGACTCGGCGACCGGCCAACAGTTCGGTTCCTCAGGGCATCTGCTGTGGGTGGGTGAACGGACCCGTCAGCCCGAAGGGGCACATATCGATTTCTTGTCGCGGATCGCCAACCCGGTCGGCGTGAAGGTTGGCCCCGATGCTCACCCCGATGATGTTCTCGCGCTCATCCGCCGGTTGGATCCGCACCGCACCCCCGGGCGGCTCACCATCATCACCCGGATGGGGGCCGACCTGATCTCGGAGAGGTTGCCCAACATCGTGGCCAAGGTCACCGGGGCCGAACATCCGGTCGTCTGGGTCTGTGATCCCATGCACGGAAACACCCGCGAAGCCCCCTCCGGGCACAAGACGCGACTGTTCGATGATGTGGTGGCCGAGGTCAAGGGGTTCTTCGCGGTGCACCGGGCGTTGGGGACTCATCCCGGGGGATTGCACGTCGAGCTGACCGGCGACGATGTCACCGAGTGTGTGGGTGGCACCCAAGGGGTGGCGGAATCTGATCTCGCCGACCGCTACGAAACCGCCTGCGACCCGCGACTGAATCGTGAGCAGTCCCTGGAGCTGGCATTCACCGTCGCCGGCATGCTGTCGGCCTGA
- the aroF gene encoding 3-deoxy-7-phosphoheptulonate synthase, whose amino-acid sequence MVVVMDADATDSDIAAVVTMIDGVGGEAFVSRGERRTIIGLVGDIDHFLDLNLEGLSGVSEIVRISTPFKLVSRDHHPQRSTVWVGRGAHRVPFGPDTFTTVAGPCAVETPEQTLAAALLAQRLGATVLRGGAYKPRTSPYAFQGLGVAGLRILADVRAETGLPIVTEIVDAADLDVVAEYADMLQVGTRNMANFALLQALGSVDRPILLKRGMSSTVEEWLMAAEYIAQRGNLEIVLCERGIRTFETATRNTLDISAIPVVQAQSHLPIIVDPSHSGGRRELVAPLSRAAVAIGADGVIIDVHPDPRTALCDGPQALTTDDLTELAASLHDLAQVLGRAQPEAVTA is encoded by the coding sequence ATGGTTGTGGTGATGGATGCGGACGCGACGGATTCGGACATCGCCGCCGTGGTGACGATGATCGACGGCGTGGGCGGTGAGGCCTTTGTCTCCCGCGGTGAGCGACGGACCATCATCGGACTGGTCGGCGATATCGACCACTTCCTCGACCTGAACCTCGAAGGCCTCTCCGGCGTGTCCGAGATCGTGCGGATCTCGACCCCGTTCAAACTCGTCTCCCGGGATCATCACCCGCAACGCTCCACCGTCTGGGTCGGCCGAGGCGCGCATCGTGTGCCGTTCGGCCCCGATACCTTCACCACTGTGGCCGGCCCCTGCGCCGTCGAGACCCCCGAACAGACCCTCGCCGCCGCTCTGTTGGCGCAAAGACTGGGGGCCACTGTCTTGCGGGGCGGGGCCTACAAGCCGCGGACCTCGCCGTATGCGTTCCAGGGTCTTGGGGTGGCTGGTCTTCGGATCCTGGCCGACGTCCGCGCCGAAACCGGACTACCGATCGTCACGGAGATCGTGGACGCAGCGGACCTCGATGTTGTCGCCGAATACGCCGACATGCTGCAAGTCGGTACCCGCAACATGGCGAACTTCGCCCTGCTCCAGGCATTGGGCTCGGTCGACCGGCCGATCCTGCTCAAGCGCGGGATGAGTTCGACCGTCGAGGAATGGCTCATGGCCGCCGAGTACATCGCCCAGCGCGGCAATCTGGAGATTGTCCTGTGCGAACGAGGGATCCGGACCTTCGAGACGGCGACCCGCAATACGTTGGACATCTCCGCGATCCCGGTGGTTCAGGCACAGTCCCATCTGCCGATCATCGTCGACCCGAGCCACTCCGGAGGGCGACGTGAGCTGGTGGCGCCCCTGTCACGGGCGGCCGTCGCGATCGGCGCTGACGGCGTCATCATCGACGTTCACCCCGACCCGAGGACCGCCTTGTGTGACGGGCCCCAGGCGCTCACCACGGACGACCTCACGGAACTCGCGGCATCGTTGCACGATCTTGCCCAGGTGCTGGGCCGGGCGCAGCCCGAGGCGGTTACTGCCTGA
- the pknB gene encoding Stk1 family PASTA domain-containing Ser/Thr kinase — MDTMVADPLVGRTVDRRYHVLARVASGGMATVYRATDLRLDRPVALKVMRGSLAEDPEFVIRFQTEARAAARLSDPHVVGVFDQGESDGLVYLVMEYVAGRTLRDILQQVGPLSPEQALAVIDPALQALAAAHAAGFVHRDVKPENVLVADNGTIKVTDFGLARALELPSSATRGVLIGTAAYLAPEQVSRGQSDERSDVYQAGVLLYELLAGSPPHSGDNPWTVAYQHVNTDVPRLDTVRPDVPPGITDLVAAATARDPDDRIPTVNDFLSRVHELAQLLPPPEPFPIPRAVVVPDSITTALDRAAATPEPVGPTGVPESGAGSWQGPPPVHGAPSPKTPRRPWVVGIVVTLALVALAAAAGWWAAGGNPFDRTDVPTVVGATEAKATSSLTAAGFQVDISAREFSERVPAGSVVSSDPESGSSAATGSTVGLVVSLGPERYEVPGVRGQSPAEAAATLTATNLTVGPETREFHDKVSEGLVVGTDPDKGTEVKRDTPIGLIVSRGPAPVDVPAVTGISQSEAEQALNNAGLKAAVSTRESTDVPKGVVIKANPAPGSEVLRGDTVKLVVSEGPPPVAVPNLVDQPRDEAIAALQALGLRAKIDEGIVTPLERVYAQDPAPGTTVPVGSTITLSIF, encoded by the coding sequence ATGGACACGATGGTCGCCGATCCCCTGGTCGGCCGCACCGTGGACCGGCGCTACCACGTCTTGGCGCGGGTGGCTTCGGGCGGCATGGCCACGGTCTATCGTGCCACCGATCTGCGACTCGACCGGCCCGTGGCCCTCAAGGTCATGAGGGGATCCCTCGCCGAGGACCCCGAGTTCGTCATCCGATTCCAGACCGAAGCCCGCGCTGCCGCCCGCCTCTCGGATCCCCACGTCGTGGGGGTCTTCGACCAAGGCGAGTCGGACGGCCTGGTCTACCTGGTCATGGAGTACGTGGCCGGACGCACCTTGCGCGACATCCTGCAACAAGTGGGTCCGCTGAGCCCCGAGCAGGCCCTGGCGGTCATCGACCCCGCGCTCCAGGCACTGGCTGCGGCCCACGCGGCAGGATTCGTGCACCGCGACGTCAAACCCGAGAACGTCCTGGTGGCCGACAACGGCACCATCAAGGTCACCGACTTCGGCCTCGCCCGGGCTCTCGAGTTGCCCTCCTCGGCCACCCGCGGCGTATTGATCGGAACCGCCGCCTATCTGGCCCCGGAACAAGTCAGCCGCGGCCAAAGCGACGAGCGCAGCGACGTCTACCAGGCCGGCGTGCTGCTGTATGAACTCCTCGCCGGTAGCCCACCCCATTCCGGTGACAACCCCTGGACCGTCGCCTACCAGCATGTGAACACCGACGTGCCGCGTCTCGACACCGTCAGACCTGACGTGCCCCCCGGCATCACCGACCTGGTCGCCGCTGCCACCGCCCGCGATCCCGACGACCGCATCCCCACCGTCAACGACTTCTTGTCCCGCGTGCATGAACTGGCTCAGTTGCTGCCGCCGCCGGAACCGTTCCCCATTCCCCGCGCTGTCGTGGTTCCCGACTCGATCACGACCGCATTGGACCGCGCAGCCGCCACGCCGGAACCGGTCGGACCCACCGGCGTCCCCGAGAGCGGCGCTGGCTCCTGGCAGGGGCCACCCCCTGTTCATGGCGCCCCCTCCCCCAAGACACCACGTCGGCCGTGGGTGGTCGGGATCGTCGTCACGCTCGCGTTGGTTGCCCTGGCTGCCGCTGCGGGATGGTGGGCGGCGGGTGGCAACCCGTTCGACCGTACGGACGTGCCGACCGTGGTCGGGGCCACCGAAGCCAAGGCCACATCGAGCCTGACTGCCGCCGGGTTCCAGGTTGACATCAGCGCGCGGGAGTTCTCTGAACGAGTCCCGGCAGGCTCCGTCGTGTCGTCCGACCCGGAATCGGGGTCCAGCGCGGCCACAGGCTCCACCGTCGGCCTTGTGGTGTCACTCGGACCGGAGCGCTACGAAGTGCCTGGGGTCAGGGGCCAGTCCCCAGCTGAGGCTGCCGCCACCTTGACGGCCACCAATCTGACGGTGGGACCCGAGACGCGCGAGTTCCACGACAAAGTGTCCGAAGGTCTGGTCGTCGGTACTGATCCCGACAAGGGCACCGAGGTCAAGCGGGACACCCCGATCGGGCTGATCGTGTCCCGCGGACCGGCCCCTGTGGATGTCCCCGCTGTCACCGGGATCAGCCAGTCCGAAGCCGAACAGGCCCTGAACAATGCCGGACTCAAGGCGGCGGTGTCCACGCGCGAGTCCACCGATGTACCCAAGGGCGTGGTCATCAAGGCCAACCCGGCACCCGGATCCGAAGTCCTGCGCGGCGACACGGTGAAGCTTGTGGTTTCGGAGGGACCCCCACCCGTCGCGGTTCCGAATCTCGTGGACCAGCCCCGCGACGAGGCCATCGCGGCACTCCAAGCCCTCGGCCTGCGGGCCAAGATCGACGAGGGCATCGTCACCCCGCTCGAGCGTGTCTACGCCCAAGACCCGGCACCTGGGACAACCGTGCCGGTCGGCTCCACCATCACCCTCAGCATTTTCTGA
- a CDS encoding lycopene cyclase domain-containing protein: protein MTYVWVLAFILVGSGWLELVLRTRVFRRWRRLLATLACAIAPFLLWDLYAIAAGHWWFDPEQLIGVQLPIGMPVEEFLFFPVVGLAAILTLEAVRAVRDTRAPADTPIESGDGR from the coding sequence GTGACCTATGTGTGGGTGCTCGCTTTTATCCTCGTGGGCAGCGGGTGGCTCGAACTGGTCCTGCGGACCAGGGTGTTCCGCCGCTGGCGCCGACTGCTGGCCACCCTCGCATGTGCGATCGCCCCGTTCCTGCTGTGGGATCTGTACGCGATTGCCGCCGGGCACTGGTGGTTCGACCCTGAACAGTTGATCGGGGTGCAGTTGCCGATCGGTATGCCGGTGGAGGAGTTCCTGTTCTTCCCGGTGGTGGGGCTGGCGGCGATCCTGACGCTCGAGGCTGTACGAGCGGTGCGCGACACCCGCGCCCCCGCTGATACCCCCATCGAGTCCGGTGACGGCCGATGA
- a CDS encoding phytoene/squalene synthase family protein, with amino-acid sequence MARQLDAAGIRDPELIAAYTQCRRLNAEHGKTYYLATLLLPPAKRPFVHALYGFARFADEIVDAPAADGPTGRGRRLAQLRSDFTAAWQSSAPAPPVVRAVLDTATRWQIPWETFDAFLESMAMDLTVTSYDTWPDLQKYVYGSAAVIGLQMLPILEPSDPEAARTGAMRLGEAFQLANFIRDVGEDLDRGRIYLPLSELAEFGVTPERLQRRVVDDDVRAALAFQVDRVRRLSAESAASIQLLHPATRDCISTAQELYCGIAEQVAAIDYEVFSQRARVPRRRRAAVAAAAWTRARKARRIYGSGRITTVGARSVGHFGDGPADPDAPRTATDSA; translated from the coding sequence GTGGCACGCCAGTTGGACGCGGCCGGGATCCGCGACCCGGAACTCATCGCCGCCTACACACAGTGCCGACGGCTCAACGCGGAGCACGGCAAGACCTATTACCTCGCAACATTGCTCCTCCCGCCCGCCAAGCGTCCGTTCGTCCACGCGCTGTATGGATTCGCCCGGTTCGCCGACGAGATCGTCGACGCGCCGGCTGCCGACGGACCAACCGGACGCGGCCGCCGACTAGCCCAACTGCGCAGCGACTTCACCGCCGCATGGCAGTCCTCCGCACCCGCACCGCCGGTGGTGCGCGCGGTGCTGGATACCGCCACGCGGTGGCAGATCCCCTGGGAGACTTTCGACGCGTTCCTCGAGTCGATGGCGATGGATCTCACGGTCACCAGCTACGACACGTGGCCGGATCTGCAGAAGTACGTGTACGGGTCGGCGGCGGTCATCGGACTGCAGATGCTGCCCATCCTGGAGCCCAGCGATCCGGAGGCCGCCCGCACCGGAGCGATGCGTCTGGGTGAGGCGTTCCAACTCGCCAACTTCATCCGCGATGTCGGTGAGGATCTCGACCGCGGCCGGATCTACCTTCCACTGTCCGAACTCGCCGAGTTCGGGGTCACGCCGGAGCGCCTGCAACGCCGGGTCGTCGACGACGACGTGCGCGCGGCGTTGGCGTTCCAGGTCGACCGGGTCCGCCGACTGTCGGCGGAGTCCGCCGCCTCGATCCAGCTGCTTCACCCGGCCACGCGGGACTGCATCAGTACAGCGCAGGAGCTGTATTGCGGAATCGCCGAACAGGTCGCCGCGATCGACTACGAGGTGTTCTCGCAGCGGGCCCGAGTCCCGCGGCGGCGGCGAGCCGCCGTCGCCGCCGCCGCCTGGACTCGCGCCCGCAAGGCCCGCCGCATCTACGGCAGCGGCCGGATCACGACTGTCGGCGCCAGATCGGTGGGCCACTTCGGGGACGGTCCTGCAGACCCCGACGCCCCCAGAACTGCCACAGACTCAGCGTGA
- a CDS encoding barstar family protein, whose product MAGTDESVPSQWSELLRTGGVARVATGDVAAADIEGWADRSDRRVVAVDTQDCASERDLILALATAFGFDGDDDGDWDLLDEVLGDYDVAPAGGLVIVWSGWDLLHDDDEEAVATAVDALATAAQSWAHEGRPCTVLVAGDGPTWQLPWLGAGPIPSTR is encoded by the coding sequence ATGGCTGGCACAGACGAGTCGGTGCCCTCACAGTGGTCCGAGCTGCTGCGCACCGGAGGTGTCGCTCGAGTCGCCACGGGGGACGTGGCTGCTGCCGACATCGAGGGCTGGGCGGACCGATCCGATCGACGTGTGGTGGCCGTCGACACCCAGGACTGCGCGTCGGAGCGCGACCTGATCCTGGCCCTGGCCACCGCTTTCGGGTTCGATGGCGACGATGACGGTGACTGGGATCTGCTGGACGAGGTCCTCGGCGACTATGACGTCGCGCCCGCCGGCGGCCTGGTCATCGTGTGGTCGGGGTGGGACCTGTTGCACGATGATGACGAGGAGGCGGTGGCGACGGCGGTCGACGCTCTGGCCACGGCCGCACAGTCGTGGGCCCACGAGGGCAGACCGTGCACGGTACTCGTCGCCGGGGATGGCCCGACCTGGCAACTGCCCTGGCTGGGGGCGGGCCCCATTCCATCGACCCGGTGA
- the mptB gene encoding polyprenol phosphomannose-dependent alpha 1,6 mannosyltransferase MptB, with amino-acid sequence MTDGSVRTAAEPWPEFLARYALPGALGTVLITVGAFGVGWLPLDTVVRDWPLVDILRDTSPGLILSRLMIFAGVAILLQTWLVVGYDLLSGHPWDTSRIAALVGAWSVPLLISPPLFSRDVYSYFGQGRLLMEGYDPYTTGVSVLPGWFTFGADPLWGDTPTPYGPFFLLLSRGVADFSGTQAYLGAVMFRLIAVLGLLLMLWAIPKLARQHGINPAKAVWLSVANPLVIMHFEAGAHNDALMVGLLLAGLAVAGSGQPLAGAGLIGLAAAVKPIALLALPFVGLIRSGTIATFGRRVKDWILVTIPAAVVFGLTALLAGTGMGWIASLSAPGEVKTWLSPPTAVGMIIGGLLQGLGIAESNVAAVAVCRGIGLAASLMIVAYLCLRPQGRSAVRGCALAFAAVVLLGPVIQPWYLLWVLPLFAVTGLSEVELRWTILLTAAFAVHGMAESSATSDTLFELTDLVAIAFALAIVALILLASPRERRLVLKDPGSHGLHPETPEDQQRAATTIITA; translated from the coding sequence GTGACTGACGGATCCGTGCGTACCGCAGCGGAACCGTGGCCCGAGTTCCTCGCCCGATACGCCCTACCCGGCGCGCTGGGCACGGTTCTGATCACCGTGGGGGCCTTCGGGGTTGGGTGGCTACCTCTGGACACGGTCGTGCGGGACTGGCCCCTGGTCGACATCCTGCGTGACACGTCACCTGGTCTGATCCTGTCCCGCCTGATGATTTTCGCCGGCGTCGCCATCCTGCTCCAGACGTGGCTTGTCGTCGGCTACGACCTGTTGTCCGGCCACCCATGGGACACCTCGCGCATCGCCGCCCTGGTCGGGGCGTGGTCGGTCCCGCTGCTGATCTCCCCGCCGCTGTTCAGCCGCGACGTCTACAGCTACTTCGGACAGGGTCGCCTGCTCATGGAGGGCTACGACCCCTATACGACGGGCGTCTCGGTACTGCCCGGATGGTTCACCTTCGGCGCCGACCCCCTGTGGGGCGACACACCAACCCCGTATGGTCCGTTCTTCCTGCTCCTCAGTCGAGGGGTCGCGGACTTCAGCGGAACCCAGGCCTACCTCGGGGCCGTGATGTTCCGCCTGATCGCGGTGCTCGGACTGCTGCTCATGCTGTGGGCCATCCCCAAGCTGGCTCGCCAGCACGGCATCAACCCCGCCAAAGCGGTGTGGTTGAGTGTCGCCAATCCGTTGGTGATCATGCACTTCGAGGCCGGAGCCCACAATGACGCGCTGATGGTCGGTCTCCTGTTGGCCGGGCTGGCAGTCGCGGGGTCCGGTCAGCCACTGGCCGGTGCCGGTCTGATCGGCCTGGCTGCCGCCGTCAAACCCATCGCCTTGCTGGCCCTGCCATTCGTCGGTCTGATCCGATCCGGCACGATCGCCACCTTCGGCCGGCGGGTGAAGGACTGGATCCTGGTCACTATTCCCGCGGCGGTCGTCTTCGGGCTCACGGCGCTGCTGGCGGGCACCGGCATGGGGTGGATCGCCTCGCTTTCGGCGCCCGGCGAGGTCAAGACCTGGCTGTCGCCGCCAACCGCTGTCGGCATGATCATCGGTGGGCTGCTGCAGGGCCTGGGGATCGCGGAGTCAAACGTGGCAGCTGTAGCTGTCTGCCGCGGTATCGGTCTGGCTGCCTCCTTGATGATCGTCGCCTACCTGTGCCTGCGGCCACAGGGCCGCAGTGCCGTACGGGGCTGTGCACTGGCTTTTGCGGCTGTGGTGTTGCTCGGTCCGGTCATCCAGCCTTGGTACCTGCTGTGGGTCCTGCCTCTGTTCGCGGTCACGGGACTCTCCGAGGTCGAACTGCGATGGACCATCCTCCTGACGGCAGCATTCGCGGTCCATGGCATGGCGGAGTCGAGCGCGACCTCTGACACGCTGTTCGAACTGACCGACTTGGTGGCGATCGCGTTCGCGCTGGCGATCGTCGCCCTGATCCTGCTCGCCAGTCCCCGGGAACGACGACTGGTGCTCAAGGACCCCGGGTCGCACGGCCTGCATCCAGAGACACCCGAGGATCAGCAGCGCGCGGCGACGACAATCATCACCGCGTAG
- the crtI gene encoding phytoene desaturase family protein: MRTVSGPTDRVVIVGAGLGGLSAALRLAGTGRCVTVVEREPIPGGRAGRIEDSGYTFDTGPTVLTMPELVGDALAAVGEDMSDWLDLAPLEPIYRTYYPDGSQLDVHADPHRMAAEIESVIGPDEASGYLRYVDFLTQLYDAEFGDFIDRNTDYPWDLLTPNLVRLLRMGGFRRLDTKVRDYLKDPRTIRSLSFQAMYAGVSPFKALAIYGVISYMDSVAGVSVPKGGMHEIPVAMAGAAAKHGVEFRYGTTVESIERTGRRATAVITDSGERIPADTVIVNADLPVAHRDLLNRQPLSLRRLSYSPSAFVMLIGSDRHYPATAHHNIHFGRSWRGTFRELIDEKRLMTDPSLMVTHLNRDDPSLAPAGKHAYYVLFPTPNATAGIDWSRARDRYRDEALRTLEERGYRGFGSGIEVEHLTTPADWLDRGMAAGAPFAAAHTFWQTGPFRPGNIWGDNVVFVGSGTRPGVGVPMVLVSGRLAAERVTGATTAPQ; the protein is encoded by the coding sequence ATGAGAACCGTGAGCGGACCCACCGACCGGGTCGTGATCGTGGGCGCCGGACTCGGTGGCCTGTCGGCAGCGCTGCGGCTGGCCGGAACCGGGCGCTGCGTCACCGTGGTCGAGCGGGAACCGATCCCCGGCGGGCGCGCCGGACGGATCGAGGACTCCGGGTACACGTTCGACACCGGGCCGACCGTGCTGACCATGCCGGAACTTGTCGGCGACGCCCTCGCGGCCGTCGGTGAGGACATGTCCGACTGGCTGGACCTGGCACCTTTGGAGCCCATCTACCGCACCTACTACCCGGATGGTTCACAACTCGACGTTCATGCCGATCCGCACCGCATGGCCGCGGAGATCGAGTCGGTCATCGGCCCCGACGAGGCCTCGGGCTACCTGCGCTACGTCGACTTCTTGACGCAGTTGTACGACGCGGAGTTCGGCGACTTCATCGACCGCAACACCGACTACCCGTGGGACCTCCTCACACCCAACCTCGTGCGACTACTGCGCATGGGCGGGTTCCGCCGTCTCGACACGAAGGTGCGGGACTACCTGAAGGATCCGCGGACCATCAGGTCGCTGTCGTTCCAGGCCATGTACGCCGGCGTCTCGCCGTTCAAGGCACTGGCCATCTACGGAGTGATCTCCTACATGGATTCCGTCGCAGGGGTCAGCGTGCCGAAGGGTGGCATGCACGAGATCCCGGTGGCGATGGCCGGAGCGGCCGCCAAGCACGGCGTCGAGTTCCGCTACGGCACCACCGTCGAATCGATCGAACGGACCGGGCGGCGAGCGACCGCGGTGATCACCGACTCGGGGGAACGCATCCCGGCTGACACAGTCATCGTCAACGCGGATCTGCCGGTGGCGCATCGTGACTTGTTGAACCGACAACCGCTGTCCCTGCGGCGCCTGTCCTACTCACCGTCGGCGTTCGTGATGCTCATCGGATCCGACCGCCACTACCCGGCCACCGCGCACCACAACATCCACTTCGGTCGATCGTGGCGGGGTACCTTCCGCGAACTCATCGACGAGAAGAGACTGATGACCGATCCCAGCCTGATGGTCACCCACCTCAATAGGGACGACCCCTCGCTGGCGCCCGCCGGCAAACACGCGTACTACGTTCTGTTCCCGACTCCCAACGCCACTGCGGGGATCGATTGGTCCCGGGCCCGGGACCGCTACCGCGACGAAGCCCTCCGAACACTCGAGGAGCGTGGCTACCGGGGGTTCGGATCCGGCATCGAAGTGGAGCACCTGACCACTCCCGCCGACTGGCTCGACCGGGGAATGGCTGCCGGGGCTCCGTTCGCCGCCGCGCACACGTTCTGGCAGACCGGCCCCTTCCGACCAGGCAACATTTGGGGTGACAACGTGGTGTTCGTGGGCTCCGGGACCCGCCCCGGAGTCGGGGTTCCGATGGTCCTGGTGTCGGGTCGGTTGGCTGCCGAGCGCGTGACGGGAGCCACCACAGCGCCACAGTAG
- a CDS encoding polyprenyl synthetase family protein, translating to MDEAQPWDVDQMRERVGKRVNEFLAGQRDLLDSISPDAGALLDPLSDFMAGGKRLRAMFLYWGWRAGGGPDHDSVVSAAAAMELLQACALVHDDVMDRSDSRRGRASMHRQFSAQHHNAGWAGDSGEFGFATAILIGDLCLSWADELLLGSGLPTDALQRGKPVYDVMRTELMAGQYLDMLEQVRRNAEVAPAMLVATYKSAKYTIERPLHLGAAMADADPGVTDALRQYGLALGRAFQLRDDLLGVFGDPAETGKPSGDDLREGKRTVLIALALQELDDNGRRELSAGLDAPSASPPDVQRMRALVESTDARHEVERMITDFAQSSRSALTAPGLDPTVVSVLDALIDVATRRVA from the coding sequence GTGGATGAAGCACAGCCATGGGACGTCGACCAGATGCGCGAACGCGTCGGAAAGCGAGTCAACGAGTTCCTCGCCGGCCAACGCGATCTGCTCGACAGCATCAGCCCGGACGCCGGTGCTCTGCTCGACCCGCTGTCCGATTTCATGGCCGGTGGCAAACGACTGAGGGCCATGTTCTTGTACTGGGGCTGGCGAGCGGGGGGTGGGCCCGACCACGATTCGGTGGTCTCGGCCGCGGCCGCGATGGAGTTGCTGCAGGCATGTGCTCTGGTCCATGACGACGTGATGGATCGCAGCGACTCCCGGCGGGGCCGGGCGTCGATGCACCGCCAGTTCTCTGCGCAGCACCACAACGCCGGTTGGGCCGGCGATTCCGGGGAGTTCGGCTTCGCGACCGCCATCCTGATCGGCGACCTGTGCCTGTCGTGGGCCGACGAACTGCTCCTCGGCAGCGGACTGCCGACGGACGCGTTGCAGCGAGGCAAACCCGTCTACGACGTCATGCGCACCGAGCTCATGGCCGGGCAGTACCTCGACATGCTGGAGCAGGTGCGCCGCAATGCCGAGGTGGCCCCGGCCATGCTGGTGGCCACCTACAAGTCCGCGAAGTACACGATCGAGCGTCCCCTGCACCTGGGTGCGGCCATGGCCGATGCCGATCCGGGCGTCACCGATGCGCTGCGCCAGTACGGCTTGGCCCTGGGCCGTGCGTTTCAGTTACGTGATGACCTGCTGGGGGTATTCGGCGATCCCGCCGAAACCGGGAAACCGAGTGGTGATGATCTGCGCGAGGGCAAACGCACCGTGCTCATCGCACTCGCCCTGCAGGAACTCGACGACAACGGTCGACGCGAACTGTCCGCAGGGCTCGATGCACCGTCGGCCTCGCCGCCCGACGTACAGAGAATGCGTGCCTTGGTCGAGAGCACGGATGCGCGCCACGAGGTCGAGCGGATGATCACCGACTTCGCGCAGTCCTCCCGCTCCGCATTGACCGCCCCCGGATTGGACCCCACCGTCGTGTCCGTCCTGGACGCACTCATCGACGTCGCCACGCGCCGGGTCGCGTGA